A window from Osmia lignaria lignaria isolate PbOS001 chromosome 8, iyOsmLign1, whole genome shotgun sequence encodes these proteins:
- the Sec24AB gene encoding protein transport protein Sec24AB: MSQPTDYQYRPYGNGGNLKSGPPQMVNGQASATHHNGMQPGNYNFTGTSSSHSSRDPSRETSRDPSPTSYLHNQYKSPLQRPLVPPMNGQQNSMNPLMPMPQPPPPPPPLPPPPPLPPSAQQAPVRLSQNQQYPPMYNVQNQFQVPVTKHQAPPRDELRNLQGNSQIDPSNTESKLYKTDSQSTVQGAQTFVQQQQEQNIIPTTMQQPRGQMSYQQNLGGSRMYPKNTYGIQHATSVPNTMPYRTVGSVDTQAKIPAAPIGFPGQRMYPSQPPNPVNIPLDSMNKRYPESYPEQMNHLNNQMNMMSVAQAGYNKLWGMETVDLLQCRNVLPAEKVEPPKIKLHQEFLDSVNCSPDIFRCTLTKIPESNSLLQKSRLPLGVLIHPFKDLNHLPVIQCSTIVRCRACRTYINPFVYFNDSKRWKCNLCYRVNELPDEFQFDPVTKSYGDPSRRPEVNTSTIEFIAPSEYMLRPPQPAVYLFVLDVSRLAVESGYLSIVCNVISEELSKLPGDSRTQIGFLAVDSAIHFFGIPDNVSQPQEMIMLDIDDGFLPCPDNLIVNLKEREELVRDLLAQLPTKFQGTHDTSSALGAALQAAYKLMSPTGGRVTVFQTCLPNLGPGLLQAREDPNSRSSKDVPHLNPVTDFYKRLALDCSGQQIAVDLFLLNSQYCDLATLSGMCKFSGGCIYHLPLFRGSKSQNAETLDRILRRYLTRKIGFEAVMRIRCTRGLSIHTFHGNFFVRSTDLLSLPNVNPDAGFGMQISIEENLSDIQNVCFQAALLYTSSKGERRIRVHTLCLPVVSTLSDVLHSADQQCIAGLLSKMAVDRSQQSSLSDARDALINVAIDVLSAYKLSQSTAPGGLVAPASLKLLPLYIIALLKCVAFRSGTNTRLDDRVFAMCQLKTLPLFQLIQTIYPDLYPIHALDDRNLKDIDGKLCPQPPRLHLSAEKLDSRGAFLMDAGDRIFILIGKNIHPSFCCNILGVSAFASIPEELYELPEIETAESERLRNFVFSLQEEKPYPATVQIIRDDSHFRTLFIERLVEDRFENSLSYYEFLQHLKTQVK, encoded by the exons ATGTCACAACCAACAGACTATCAGTATCGTCCATATGGTAATGGGGGTAACTTAAAAAGTGGTCCCCCTCAGATGGTAAATGGACAGGCAAGTGCGACACACCATAATGGCATGCAACCAGGAAATTATAACTTTACTG GTACCTCGTCATCCCATTCATCGCGAGATCCATCTAGAGAAACTTCAAGAGACCCATCGCCAACTTCGTATCTCCATAATCAATATAAATCACCCCTACAACGTCCATTAGTACCTCCGATGAACGGTCAACAAAATTCAATGAACCCGTTAATGCCAATGccacaaccaccaccaccaccaccaccactaccaccaccaccaccactaccaccatCAGCACAGCAAGCACCAGTAAGGTTATCGCAAAACCAACAATATCCACCAATGTATAATGTTCAGAATCAGTTCCAAGTGCCAGTTACAAAACATCAAGCTCCACCTAGAGATGAATTAAGAAATTTACAAGGAAATTCGCAAATTGATCCATCAAATACAGAATCGAAACTTTACAAAACTGATAGCCAAAGTACCGTGCAAGGTGCGCAAACGTTCGTGCAGCAGCAGCAAGAACAAAATATCATTCCGACTACTATGCAACAGCCTAGAGGACAAATGTCTTACCAACAGAATTTGGGAGGATCAAGAATGTATCCAAAAAATACGTACGGTATACAACATGCTACCAGTGTACCAAACACAATGCCTTATAGGACAGTTGGTAGCGTAGATACTCAAGCAAAAATTCCAGCTGCACCTATAGGATTTCCTGGACAAAGAATG TATCCAAGTCAACCACCAAATCCTGTAAATATACCACTAGATTCAATGAACAAACGATACCCAGAATCATATCCTGAGCAAATGAATCATTTGAACAATCAAATGAATATGATGTCTGTTGCACAAGCCGGTTATAATAAATTATGG ggaATGGAGACTGTTGATTTATTGCAATGTAGAAATGTTTTACCTGCAGAAAAAGTGGAACCACCAAAGATCAAACTTCACCAAGAGTTTCTAGATAGTGTTAATTGTAGTCCAGA TATTTTTCGGTGTACACTCACAAAGATCCCCGAATCAAATTCTTTACTACAAAAGTCCAGATTGCCTCTAGGAGTTTTAATACATCCTTTTAAGGATTTAAAT CATTTACCAGTAATACAGTGCAGCACAATAGTACGATGCCGTGCTTGTAGAACGTATATCAATCCTTTTGTGTATTTCAATGATTCAAAAAGGTGGAAGTGTAACCTGTGTTACAGAGTAAATGAAT TACCAGACGAATTTCAATTTGATCCTGTAACAAAGTCGTACGGAGATCCATCAAGACGTCCAGAAGTAAATACCAGTACAATAGAATTTATTGCACCTAGTGAATATATg CTACGTCCACCACAGCCGGCCGTGTATCTATTTGTTTTGGATGTTTCAAGACTGGCAGTAGAGAGTGGTTATTTGAGCATAGTGTGTAACGTAATTTCCGAGGAATTATCCAAGTTGCCTGGTGATAGCAGAACACAAATTGGATTCCTGGCAGTAGATTCTGCGATACATTTCTTTGGCATACCCGACAATGTATCGCAACCTCAGGAAATGATTATGCTCGATATAGATG ATGGATTTCTTCCATGCCCGGACAATCTAATAGTTAATTTAAAAGAACGAGAGGAATTAGTGAGAGATTTGTTGGCTCAATTACCAACGAAATTTCAAGGGACTCATGATACAAGTAGCGCTTTGGGTGCAGCATTACAAGCAGCATATAAACTTATG tcgCCGACTGGTGGACGTGTGACTGTTTTCCAAACTTGTTTACCAAACCTCGGCCCTGGACTTTTGCAAGCGAGAGAAGATCCAAATAGTAGATCAAGCAAAGATGTACCACACCTGAACCCAGTTACAGATTTCTATAAGAGATTGGCATTAGATTGCAGTGGACAACAAATTGCTGTCGACTTATTTCTGTTGAACAGTCAATATTGCGATTTAGCCACTCTTT CGGGTATGTGTAAATTTTCTGGAGGATGTATATATCACCTTCCTCTGTTCCGAGGATCAAAATCACAGAATGCAGAAACTCTCGATAGAATACTCAGACGTTATCTTACTCGAAAGATTGGTTTTGAAGCAGTCATGAGAATACGATGCACACGTGGTTTGAgtattcatacttttcatggaAATTTCTTTGTTAGATCGACTGACCTTCTTAGTTTACCTAACGTTAATCCAGATGCTGGCTTTGGAATGCAAATTTCTATTGAGGAAAACCTTTCAGATATTCAGAACGTGTGTTTTCAGGCAGCTCTACTTTATACATCAAGTAAAG GGGAAAGAAGAATTAGGGTACACACATTGTGCCTACCAGTAGTGTCCACTTTATCTGATGTTCTTCATTCTGCTGATCAACAATGTATAGCAGGCCTACTTTCTAAAATGG cTGTAGACAGGTCTCAGCAGTCATCTTTATCCGATGCAAGAGATGCTTTGATAAACGTGGCTATAGATGTATTGTCAGCCTATAAATTGTCTCAGTCAACGGCCCCTGGTGGACTTGTTGCTCCTGCGAGCTTAAAGTTACTGCCCCTTTATATTATTGCTTTGCTCAAATGC GTTGCCTTCAGATCGGGAACGAATACAAGACTTGATGATCGAGTCTTTGCAATGTGCCAGTTGAAAACTCTGCCactatttcaattaattcaGACAATTTATCCAGACCTTTATCCTATTCACGCGCTTGATGACCGGAATTTGAAAGATATCGATGGGAAACTTTGCCCACAACCACCCAGATTGCATCTTTCTGCTGAGAAACTTGATTCTAGGGGAGCTTTCTTGATGGATGCCGGTGAccgaatatttattttaattggtaAAAATATTCACCCTTCATTTTGTTGCAATATACTTGGAGTTTCTGCTTTTGCTTCAATACCCGAAGAACTT tATGAATTACCAGAAATTGAGACGGCAGAAAGCGAAAGGTTACGCAATTTTGTATTTAGTTTACAAGAAGAAAAGCCTTACCCTGCCACTGTACAAATTATTCG aGATGACAGTCACTTCAGAACACTCTTTATTGAACGATTAGTTGAAGATCGTTTCGAGAATTCTCTGAGTTACTATGAATTCTTGCAACATCTTAAGACTCaagtgaaataa